The DNA region AGGCCACCAACAGAGCGTCCTTTAGCAGAACAggttgtgttgcagtgtgtgtgtgatggaaaTATGTCAAAGGTTTCTCAAGAGACCGGGGACTTACCTGAAGCAGACAAGTAAAGGTAATGGATATGAGCACATTATTGTAACATACATTATGTTTTTAGATGAACTATTATGTCAAAAGATGAATAAGCTGGACTACATCTTTACCTCCATCAAGGAGCTCCTGTTGTCTGTATaggttgtctttttttctgcatactgTACAGATTTACATGACGTTTGGTGTTATAGCGCAGCATGGACCAAGAATCAACCCTTCAAACTGTGGAGCAGATCCCCATCTCATCGTCTGTCTCAGCATTAATAGCTGATCCCATTCCGACATGAATAGACTTTGGCAGAAGTTTGAGTACGCTCCTAGTTTCGAGATTAGGCGTGTTAGCGTTAACGCATTCATAACGATGTGATTGATGTCAAAATGTAGCTTTCACCATTGATTTGCTGCAGCCAGTGATGGAAAATAATAACCCTGCTGCACCTTAGAACAGCTCATTTGCTTATAGAAAACTCACAGACGGCTCAGGTGACGAAACAAAAGTACTGTCCATCCAAAAAGTGAAACAGGCATCACTCAATTCAAAGAAGTCCAATaccaataataataagattCGCAAGGCCAgcttatttgaaaaaaaaaaaaaacatttaaagtgcaACACGGCgtcaaaaacaacataaagaacTTTAAGAGCACTAAAATAATTAAGACAGTTAGCAGGAataagacaaaaatacaaaactttgaatatataaGATATATATAATAGATATTCAAATACATTTAGTGACAGTATTTAAGACATggcagacacaaaacaaataaaacaagatttaaaaaaaattgagtaTTTGATCGACAGTTTCATTCTGATTACCAGCAGCTCTCTGACCCGTTGAATAGCAGTgagaaaaccacagaagaagagaagacaTAGTGTGATTGATTGACTCGGTCTATAGAGTCAGACTCCCCCAGCCTCCACCCTCTCTAAACATGTCCCCCTCCTCATCAGGACGGGTCGCATGCATGCGTccaggagacaggaggaggaaatcCTCCATTAAGGATGACGACAATACCTTTTCCTTTAGGCGTTCCGCCTCCCATTCATCTCCCACGCTCTCTGCTCGCTCAACATAATCACGATATCAGTCTAATTCTGCCCCCTGAAAGCCATGAAAACCCATTAAAATGTCAATAGAGACGCAGGAGGGGGGTCATGAGAATGGGAAGCTCGCCACTGTTTTTTCAGCTCATGCAGGTGATGCTTTCAGGGAAATTAGCGCCATGTCACGAGGAATTAACCTTTTGTGCAACGTAGAGCTTAGCTGCCTGTTTATCGTGTCTTTTTCAGCTAAAGTACAAAGATGATACTAAACCTGCAGGAAAGAGTAACTCTTTGTGGAAGAATGTCTTAATTCAATTGCTCACAACTttagagtgagtgtgtgagctcTAGCATGGGACAGCTCTGTGCAGAAGGTCTGTGGGAAAAGTTGAAATCAGACGTGTTCACGTTCATCCTGCTAATCTGAGCGCTAACTCGCTCTACCAAATTTAACTCCAAAGCCAATCAAACGGACGCTGTTTGGATaatctctttcacacacacaactctGTGCACACgaacaaccacaaacacacacacacacgcacacatacacacacacgtagcaaaaaaacacttaaacatacacatacaaaccACATATAAACACGCACCAGCATACTTTAGAGTCATGATTTCCAACACGTAGCGGAGCGTGAACATTTGAGCGGATTTATGGATGGAAAATAagtgcagaacacacacacacacacacacacacgcacacgcacacacacacacacacacgcacacacacacacacacacgcacacacacacgcgcacacacacacacacgcacgcacgcacgcacgcacgcacgcacacacacacacacacacacacacacacacacacacacacacacacacacacacaggccctgCCATGACCTCTGCATATAAACAAAGATTCAACCAGCCAAAGAAatacctctccctctctctctctctctctctctctctctctctctccctgacctGTGTTTAGTGGGTTACAGTGGTTCTCCTCGTGTGCTTAAAGAGAGAAATGCATGAAGGGATCAGATAAGACAAATAGAACTGTTCCCTTAACTCGTCAAGCCACCCACTTAggatatgtgttttttttcttcttgcattTTCCACacattctttctctctttctctccatccttttctctttctaaGTCTTTTTAGGGTTTGTAGGCCTCTAGTTATCCTCAGACGTCTGTATTTGTTGTTAAAAAGCAGATCAGTGGCTCCACAGCTCACAAGGCTCATTTGCTTTAAAAGCATAAAATGCACGATTTCACCTGCATggcaaaaacataaaagaaaagtgTGGAAACCGGTGCAagattttgtgtttaatttccTGTGATTAAATGGTCAAGGGGAAGTCAGACTGTTAGAAGTTACTTCTCCTTATGTGGTGAGGATTTCAGGCTACATGCACAACTATGTTTTAATggcatttaaactttaaatttcCTTTCTGATATTGATTCCTTTACCAATATTGGCCAGAACAAAGTCATATGATACAAGTATAGTGGAATATATACGTATTATATATACCCATTGACTGTGACTTCACAATCTTGTATAAGCCAAGCAGAGCACCCTTGGAAAATTATTTACTTGATGGAAAACTGTACTGTGGTTCCAAGTGTTTTGTTGCTTTCCCTGGGAAGTTTCTCCAGTCTTTGCAATGCTGCCGACAAAGTTTAGTGCTCCGTTTTGTTTTGTCTaccttctttgtttgtttaaactTGTCATTCCCCAACCGCTCAAAAGATGAGCTTTGCAGAAATTGCAAGTAGTTGTAGAAGTTTTTCTAATGAAATACATCCAAACTGCTTAGCCTGTTAGCGCCAACCTGATCCACCAGTGAACATCCATATGTGGAGCATTTCAGGGGTAGTCCTCAGGAGTGCATGTGGGGAAAAGGCTTCAGAAAAGATGTGTGAATGAAGCCAAAAGTTATAAATATAAGGGGATAAATATGTAACAAGTACATTTATATTAAACAGTGTCACAACTGCCTTGATGTTACCATCCAGAAAATTGGACTGAAACTGGTTGATTTTCTTGCGGGACGATGAAACTAGTTTATCTGATCAGTGAATTGAATTAATATGCAAACAAGAATAAAACAGTCAAatattttgataattatatgCCCGCCTGCACATGTAGCAGCTTTGTAAAATGCAAATTGTACCTCCTGCACATGTAGACAGAAGCAGCTTTATGAAATGCAAATTGTACCTCCTGCACATGTAGACAGAAGCAGCTTCATGAAATGCAAATTTTACTTCCCACACAACAGCAGCTAGCATGGACAGCAGTGTCAGCAACATAGTTTCTTTGTAAAAGAAGTTGAGGTAAAGGCTTAATGTCAAGGACCTTCAGTTGAGTTTAACCTGCGGATGCAAAGTTGGCCTCCtatctgttggacaggcaggtgccaaacattgatgttagcttgtgctagtggGCGGTATAGCTGGcagtacaagcagtaaacgtaggCTACACACTAActctgcagtgagtgtgcagATTTCTTGGGGCGAtgagtttgaatgttttatttgcaAGTTACTGACTGCACCTTTAAAagtaactttttttattattcagagTCAAAAGTCTATGTTTTAGCTTGTGTAAAACACTTAAAGTATTGGGGGAGCTAAACATAAAGAGAGCAACAGTTctgtggtttgaaatgaaaacacatccGAGTGGTCGTCGCCTGAATCTAAAGCTTCACTGACCTCATGACAGTGGTtgtaaaaagttgttttttaattcactgaCGCACCTCAGAGCTCTGTcagcctctttctctttcttctcctcccctccctgtTTTAACCCCCCTTTCCTGTGacactccccccctctctttgtCTGGGTCAACTGGCCCTGCAAAGGTCACACACTCTTTATCCCACCGCCCTTAAGGAGGTCATATTTCTTCATATGATTGTCTGCAGGAGGATGTCCAAATTCCAGGCTGCGTTCTGGGAAATAGCACCAGAGATTAGCTTGGCACAAGGGGACCTGATAGAGAGGCTTTCAGAAATCCTCAATACACCCTGCTGAGGTGCTCAAATGCTCTCAAATTCCTCCTTCAAGTCCCTCAGATGGTCCGCTCCTGAGTTTCCCATGGTGCTCCGAGATTGGTTTAGCCGTTAAGCGCCCgtttgcatgagtgtgtgtgtgtgtcagttaaGCCAATGAACTCGTCTCCTTTCACTTCCCCTCATTAACATGTGAATCCCTCTTCCACAAGTAGGGCAGAGTGGAGTGACAAATGGACAAACAGAGCAGCGATTGACGTGAGAGAGCTAGATCTTATGTCTGAGTGTTTACGCAGCAGAACTCTTCTAAACATCTGACTTCTTACTGCATTTCAGGCAATAAACGGCAACATCGAACTACAAATCACGCTGGAAAAGAAACTCATATACCCTTTTGTCCTGTCCTGCCCCCTTTGGTCAGTGTGGATAGTGTAGAGTGACGCTCATTCTCCTGCCTGTTGTGTGATAATGTTTGGCTCTCAGACACTAAATACAAACCAGCAGCCTGTTGTCTGTTGAGCGCtgatgctcctgctgctccctgtgtgtgtctgcatcaaTGAGCGTCCCACCTGCTGTCCTCTACCTGCCAAcctctgcagagagacagtCTGCTTTCACGACATCGGAACAGCAACCAAAAAATGCTTCTTTTAGAATatttcatacatatatatagcTGCTTTTGAAATATAGACTTCTTCATcttcagaaagaagaaaatgacatgTTGATTGTTCAACCTTGTAATCCTCTGTTGTCAAAACATTCCCGGCTCAAGGCCCATTTAGCAGCTGTTGTGACATTTGTGATCCGATCACCTGAACTTAAACAGCAGGAAGGGTTTAGCACGGAATCAAATGTAGTAATTTTTACACTTCTGAACCAGTTCAAAACATCCCAAAATCGATTTTTCAAAAGGTAATGTTTCAtcctaaatatttttttatcagcagaCAGTTTGAGCACAGCAAACTCCCTGCACCCTCTCCAGCTTCCTTAGTACACCGATGCAGAGGAGGTTGTGTCGGCCCTGGCACTGCAGTcgtgcaaacacacaacaaagttGTCATAGAAGTTTTTATTGGCTATAGCTTTAAAATCAAAGCCAAAAGTAACCACAACCACATGTATTTGTACAAAAAGAAGCTCAGAAAAAATGGGTGATTGTCATGTTGAACCGTATTAGTGTGGACACAGAGTAGTTGATCTGTTCGAGCTGAGACAACACTCTGTTCTTTGGTGCGTGCAGATGTCACAGTGTAGATGTTAcgaagtgtgtgtgagagcattCAGTGTGTGTCCACAAGAATGCATAAGAGAGTGTGTTTTGAGGTTTTTGAGAAGCTCACGAGCACGAGCGGTTTCTGGTGAATGCTGTTTTTCACGACATGAGCAGAAACACGATCTCCTCTCCATCACTGTTGAAACAACGGCCGGGCTTCTGGGAACGCTTGGTGTAAAACTCTGACTCTGACCCACATGTCAGAACTCTCTGTGATGTGAGCGAACCTCATGAACCACAGTGGGAAAAAAAGTCTCCGTGCAGACTGATGTTGGAtgtatgtgttggtgtgtctgtgtttgggtCTTCAGGACGCCTTCAAGTCTTCAGCTCTCCATATTCATGATCCACTacaatcatacacacacacacacacacgcaccacaCATGGTCTCATGTGAAAAATGTTCCAGAGTGGGTGGGCTGTGTTGGGTTTTCTTGgtattcacatgtttttaaatcccTAAAGGAAAACTTTGACTGTCCCAGTAGTAGTACTAAACTCCTGAGATGTTTGTTTATTCTCTCCTCTTGGGAATCATTAGAGCACAATGTGggtgtgtgtaattgtgtttgtgtgttggtgaaGAAGCCACTTACACATTTAATTTCACCAAACAAACTTTTAGCGACTGTAACAAAATAGAAAGTGACCGTTTAGCGCGATTTCTTCTGTCACGGTTAGTGAAGACAGATAACCAAAAGATACCCTGGGTATGTTGAACTCGCTTCGTAGCACAGGCCTCTTGACTTGACATCAGAGTAGCAGCTTGTCTCTGTTGAAAGTCTCTTTGATATCATGTCATAACTGCTCGCCGAAAACAGCTTCACATTTCGCCTACACAAAAAGGGTAGCAGTATCATGTCATGTTTCACTTGTGCAGACACAAATCTAGTCAAATATTGAAtggtttctgtttaaaaaaaaaacaagttttaacaCTGGATCTAGAATGGCACTGTCTTCCCCTGAAATCCAACACACACGTTTTCTCACAGTGTGTTGACACAGTATTAGTGTTTGGGAGTTTCTTTTGTCTTCAGTAACAGAGTCCACGccctcagtgtcagtgtgtatttaCTCTGTGAGGATGGAGGGTCTGCTAATGCTAAAGAGCAAACCTCACTTCTCAATAGGCCGGTGTCAGAGAgtcaacaggtgtgtgtgtgtgtgtgtgtgtgtgtgtgtatgtgtgtgtgtgtgtgcgtgcagagTCAACAACCGGATCAGTGTTAGAATGAGCTCACAGACACCTGTCAGTCTCTGATTGTCTTTTAATGAGATTTCTTTTTGTCCAACAGCTCACAGGTAAGTGCAGTAAGCTGTATGATGCAGCatcatgtgtgggtgtgtgtgggtgagttcaaacatgcattcatgtgtacatgtgtgtatgtgtgtgtgtagcgaTGCTGCCCAGCCTGGTGCTGCACCGCTCCTCTGTGCGTCCGTACCAGAGGGGTCTCTACTGCAGTGACTCCAGCCTCAACTATCCCTACAAGAAGAGCACCGTCCCCTCCTCAGTGCTCACTTCTGTTGGGTTGTTACTGCCCGCGGTCTCCGTAAGTCCCCAGCTCACAAAGAGCGCTCAGTGTCGGGGATCACTGAAGGCAGAAACAGGGAGGGCTGCAGGATCATGTTGATGGCTCTGAAGGAGTGATGACGCCAGATCTTATCAAGTGCAGAAAGATAATGGCATTTTTGGTAATTTTAGTATTTTGAGGTATGGGCCATAAACATAATTTGGCCTCTAAATGTAAAGATGTAGATTTTTTCAgtccacaacatgtgaaatcaACATTTAATTCATATTGAGGGGgtaattctttttttctgtcacttctCTGCTGAGAGCTGACCAACAATATAATCCTTATGCCCAAACTTTTCTGCCGTATCCCATGATCCCCTGGTGCTTGTGTGCTCCTTGTGCTCCCCCTGTTCCCCCCTGTTTATGTCTGTGTCACTGacctctcctccctgtctctctctctctctctctctctctctttctctctctctctctctctctctctctctgctcctctcattCCCTGTGTCTCCTGTAGCTAGCCTGCCTTTCCTGATCATTGAGACTAGCACCATAAAGCCGTACCACCGCGGGTTTTACTGTTCGGACGAATCCATCCGCTACCCCCGAAAAGAGGGAGACACCATTAGCGATGCGGTGCTTTGTGGCGTTGGCATTCTTATTGCCATCTTCTCTGTAAGTCGACCTCCCTTTGTTTGCTGCTTTAAGAGTCACTTCTTAGAAAAAATCTCACTAACATAGCCCCTTTTTTGAAAGTATTTTCCAAAACACCACTCTTTTTTTGACGTAAATGTGCTCTTTATGTCCTGCCATTTCATTCTGTAATGTTTTCTACGTCATCTCAATCTTCCACTTCAGCTTTGAGCCGTTTCTAATGGTCTGTTTTTATTACATCGCTAAGCCAGTCAGAGGTAGAAAGAGGCCCCCCAAGAGACGTTATGGAAGTGTGTGAGCTGACGCATGCATGCCAAAGACCAAAGAGATTTTACAAGCTCCCAGTCCACTATCAAACCTCCCACTCGTACCCCTACTCGGTGACTCTGTGCCCTGCACATTACTGCATATCGAGGGGTGTGACACAAAGTCTTCATTCCTTTGACCTGACTCGAGCCCGATGGAGGTGATGGCTGCTTTCTAGTGTCAGAAAATCAGagtggggggtggagggggtcaGAGGTAGTGGAAACATGTAATAATGATGCGGTGGGGTCTATGTCTGTCAATTAGTGCCAAAACGTCCCATGAGATGGTCTTTAAAGCCCCCAGACTCTTTTTGGCACCACAGGCTCCTCGCCATCAGcgacacacactgtaccagCTCGGCTCTCCTGCTGATTGGAAGCAGcagacatgtgtgtgtgtgtgtgtgtgtgtgttggttagCGCCATCACATGTTCACGTGTGGGCAGAGCTGGCGTGTCTCACACAGCTGTGTTCCATTAGTGGCGTCTACTGCCATGCCGACACCGTTCCTGTaacgcatgcacacactcactcacacacacgtataGTTTGTATTCATATTCATGCACTGGTAGCAGATTCCAGTTGGGCCCCTTGTTTATCTTCTCTGCATGGGAAACCCCAACAAGTCGCACTGCTCAGACATCATATCTGTGTCTGACAGGTTCCAGTTTCCACTGTGAGGAAAAACATGACCACACAGTGGGATAGATCTATAGGCAGGTTCATTGATGAACCATCAGGCATTTATAGTGGCCGATCAGGCTGATCAGACATGCCTGCGTGACAGACCTGGCCTACATCTCCCAGCATTCATGTGCCCCTCCAAACGCCCCAGTTACTAAGTTGTTCTTCCGATGTCTGTGTTCCAAattaccaaagctttaaaaaaaaaaaaaaaaaaactacagatcaTCAGTCACCGAAAGCTGCCgcgagcaaaagagagagagagcactgtctaaattgtacaaataaGTTCGCAACGTActtgtgcaatttaaacagtgtgcaggtgtgtgcaaAATGAAGATACAATTTACACACTATTAGGTGCCcaagacttttgtttttgttgcggTGGTGTGGAGAATTACATCAATGTTTAAATTTGTTATTGTGATCCCGTTGTGAATTCAGTATTAAATGGAAATTAGGTGGAATTAAACCAAGACAGGAGCAGAAGAGGGGTTTGAATGCAAATGCTGACAAACCAAATAAACTTGTCTGGCCTTTATCGACCTCCTGTGGTTCTTATCTTAAGCCTAAATCAGAACAATTCATTGACAATAGCAAAGAAACGCACACAAATACGCCCCCATGTTTGTTTCTCCTGGCGGTTTTCCTGCCAGGGGACCACCCAACAGGCAGGGGAGGTGTGTTTAATGAGCCACAACATTACAAACATTGACAGAAGAATTGATACACACACGTTTTCAATCTTTATTAACTAAATAAGATGTCTGAGACGCTTACACTGCAGTGAGTTTTCTGCGGCTCAGAGATGGACGGTAAATATTTAGTGTGAGACTGAAGAGTGAAGCTttgtgcagagagaggaaggaaaggaaagggagCTGTGGTTAGAGGTGGAGGGCAGCCGCTCTGTCAGTCAGATACCCCAGGTGGTGCAGAAATGACTGACGTGTCCGTGCCCCGGGAGCTGGATCAGTTAGAGCCCCCTCGGTGTAGCAGAGGCCTTTCCATGGGCCTCAACTCCACTTAAAAGCACCTGGTCGGAGTAAAACAGGATTCAGGGTTGGCACATTGAACTTAAGCTTTAAATCAGACCGCTGCTCTGATTCAAATCCTCGTTATATCCGGGCTCAGGTCAGATGTTAcagatttcatgttttcttttccgcCATGTCTTCACTTTCTCTTTATCCTTCATATCCCACATAAAAGGCCCCACCGTATCATGGAGCATCACTAATAATCTCACCTCACATCCAAACTGCCTGAGGGAAGGGCAGGCCATGCtcattctctgtgtgtgtctctgtgtgtgtgtgtgcgtctcccTCATCCTCTTTCCTCCATCTGTGACTTCATTAGAGACTTGAACTAGATTTCCTGCAAGATAAACAATCAAACTTGATCATTTTTATTGTATGTAAAAGTACTTAAGTATTCTGCAGCATTGCAAAGTTAAATaatatctttattattttacatttattttatgaattCTGTGATGTCCTTGTATCTTAAAAAGTCCCCTGTCTCTTAGATTGTAATTGGAGAATGCTTCAGGATTAATCAGCTGCATGAAGGAACAAAGTCTTTCATCGGGAATCCCTACGTCGCAGCGCTCTACAAACAGGTCAGCTCCCCTTAACTGTCCTGGTCATTAATATTAAGAAGATTGCATGAACAAGTATCATACATTAAACCAATGGATGCATAATAAGacctcagtgtttcccctaccattatattaggggggcggcccaccccccctgaaggtcaagtaaaaaatgttttattattattattactatttttgggctttttgtgcctttattgtatggataggatagtggatagagtcggaaatcagggaaagaagtcatttaaggatacctttccgatagaaaaggacagctgtcattaaaagtaacacatgaacaccaagattccttcaagtgtttgtgtcgccgTGTCGGCTTGTCTCCACCCCCCCAATGctttaaacctaggggaaacactgtaccTGATACAGCATCATTGTAATGATAATTTCCTCTGCAGCCaaaacaaaagatttttttttttttaagagaagtCTGTAGAACTTTTGACAAGAAACTTTGAACTGCTAATTTTGACTCTCTCACGTCTCATCATGATTGGTTGTGATCTTCCAGATGGGCGTGTTTCTGTTCGGTTGTGGGGTCAGCCAGTCGTTCACTGACATCGCCAAGGTGTCCGTTGGTCGCATGAGACCTCACTTCTTAGACGTGTGTAAACCAGATTTCTCCACCATTGACTGCTCCCAGGGATACATCACCAACTACACCTGCAGAGGGGATGAGAGCGATGTGCAGGAGGCCAGGTGTgtgtcaacaacaacacaacacactgttTAGATCATGTAGGATGGTCAAGATACCAGAACTATACACCTCAATAGGATACTATAACAAATCAAAAGATATCGATACGTGTTTattaccacagcaacaaaagtcAAAATTTTAGTATATACTGTCGAAATTACAcgaaaacactgtaaaaaaaaaaaaaaaaacgtttttgtgtgaattagacagtgtgcaggagtttacctaTGATTTTTGATGGATGGACGTTTTTAATACTATTGATCATCAAGATAATAGAGATTTTATCGTTTTCAAACATATGGTATCAAAGATAATCGaagtatcaaacatttcaacacacCTGAATATGTCATGTGAATATTAACAatcgtcttcatcttcacaggaAATCCTTCTTCTCAGGACACGCCTCTTTTTCGATGTTCACCATGCTGTACCTGGCTGtgagttaaacacacacacacacacacacacacacacacacacacacacacacacacacacacacacacacacacagggtccaAGACACAGAAACGCCAGTATTTAGATCATTAAGGAAAATCTTGGGCTGTTGTTGATTCACTCACTGCCTGAAGAAAATCAAACCAttgttctcctcttcctctgcctcctcctcctcacacactccatGAGGAGTTTCATTCTTTCGTTTTGTCCTCTGAGGGATGAATGGATGCACTCCACCTGGTTTCTTCAATCATCCATGTGAattcacttcctgtcctctcctgt from Labrus bergylta chromosome 6, fLabBer1.1, whole genome shotgun sequence includes:
- the plpp3 gene encoding phospholipid phosphatase 3 isoform X2, which codes for MQKYMYDKAMAQETRNGGTSTLNNNNGVNNSKKKVLIALDIFCLLLAMLPSLVLHRSSVRPYQRGLYCSDSSLNYPYKKSTVPSSVLTSVGLLLPAVSIVIGECFRINQLHEGTKSFIGNPYVAALYKQMGVFLFGCGVSQSFTDIAKVSVGRMRPHFLDVCKPDFSTIDCSQGYITNYTCRGDESDVQEARKSFFSGHASFSMFTMLYLAFYLQSRFTWRGARLLRPLLQFTLIMMAFYTGLSRVSDHKHHPTDVLAGFVQGALVAYCIVFYVSDLFKPRAKPATPPPSPIKKELLPSSEIIDRNNHHNMV
- the plpp3 gene encoding phospholipid phosphatase 3 isoform X1; its protein translation is MQKYMYDKAMAQETRNGGTSTLNNNNGVNNSKKKVLIALDIFCLLLASLPFLIIETSTIKPYHRGFYCSDESIRYPRKEGDTISDAVLCGVGILIAIFSIVIGECFRINQLHEGTKSFIGNPYVAALYKQMGVFLFGCGVSQSFTDIAKVSVGRMRPHFLDVCKPDFSTIDCSQGYITNYTCRGDESDVQEARKSFFSGHASFSMFTMLYLAFYLQSRFTWRGARLLRPLLQFTLIMMAFYTGLSRVSDHKHHPTDVLAGFVQGALVAYCIVFYVSDLFKPRAKPATPPPSPIKKELLPSSEIIDRNNHHNMV